Proteins encoded in a region of the Sulfurimonas marina genome:
- a CDS encoding cell division protein FtsX, whose translation MKSFKNHISLVLALLGILFALQVFMVVERSIDSYKENLANNYSLVVVSEKTLETKQLKSIDPLIANMDSLSPDNIIKKLNTGINKTNLELLKLTLPKFYKVSLQHYPSPSELKSLTQALLKNNYITKVETFEKTHDTTYRLLLLFKNVITVFAFTVIVVTLLLISKELRIWQFKHNERMSIMGLFGAPSWLRSAVLFRLAIVDALIASFLAFILFSYISTLPMIAQEFEHIGINVVLFDYTYDFLLMLGVSISVAIILASFVVLGHKEEV comes from the coding sequence GTGAAGTCCTTTAAAAATCATATATCTTTAGTATTAGCTTTACTTGGGATTCTTTTCGCCTTACAGGTATTTATGGTTGTTGAGCGTTCTATTGACAGCTATAAAGAGAATTTGGCAAACAATTACTCTTTAGTAGTAGTAAGTGAGAAAACTTTAGAGACAAAGCAACTCAAATCGATCGATCCGTTAATTGCAAACATGGATAGCCTATCTCCCGACAATATCATTAAAAAACTAAATACGGGCATTAACAAAACAAACTTGGAACTTTTAAAGCTGACATTACCGAAGTTTTATAAAGTAAGTCTGCAGCACTATCCAAGTCCATCAGAACTAAAAAGCTTAACGCAAGCACTATTGAAAAATAACTACATTACAAAAGTTGAAACGTTTGAAAAAACTCACGACACTACCTACAGACTTCTTTTACTCTTTAAAAATGTAATAACCGTTTTTGCTTTTACGGTTATAGTCGTAACACTCCTTTTAATCTCAAAAGAGTTAAGAATATGGCAGTTTAAACATAATGAGCGTATGAGCATTATGGGACTTTTTGGAGCACCTTCTTGGCTTAGATCAGCAGTACTTTTCCGCCTTGCTATCGTAGATGCTCTGATCGCATCATTCTTGGCTTTTATACTGTTTTCATATATAAGCACGCTTCCTATGATTGCACAAGAGTTTGAGCATATAGGAATTAATGTAGTACTTTTTGATTATACATATGACTTTTTACTTATGCTTGGTGTATCTATCTCTGTAGCGATTATACTGGCATCGTTTGTAGTGTTAGGTCATAAAGAAGAGGTATAA